The following are encoded together in the Lagopus muta isolate bLagMut1 chromosome 7, bLagMut1 primary, whole genome shotgun sequence genome:
- the SNRK gene encoding SNF-related serine/threonine-protein kinase yields the protein MAGFKRGYDGKIAGLYDLDKTLGRGHFAVVKLARHVFTGEKVAVKVIDKTKLDTLATGHLFQEVRCMKLVQHPNIVRLYEVIDTQTKLYLILELGDGGDMFDYIMKHEEGLNEDLAKKYFAQIVHAISYCHKLHVVHRDLKPENVVFFEKQGLVKLTDFGFSNKFQPGKKLTTSCGSLAYSAPEILLGDEYDAPAVDIWSLGVILFMLVCGQPPFQEANDSETLTMIMDCKYTVPPHVSKECKDLITRMLQRDPKRRASLEEIENHAWLQGVDPSPATKYNIPLVSYKNLSEEEHNSIIQRMVLGDIADRDTIVEALETNKYNHITATYFLLAERILREKQEKEIQTRSASPSNIKAQFRQSWPTKIDVPQDLEDDLTASPLSHATVPQSPARTAENVLNGHRSKAAGESAKKEEMPELAGPALSVVPSVSLKPTTSGRKCLFRVEEDEEEDEEDKKPISLSTQVVLRRKPSVTNRLTSRKSAPVLNQIFEEGESDDEFDMDENLPPKLSRLKMNIASPSTVHKRYHRRKSQGRGSSCSSSETSDDDSESRRRLDKDSGFTYSWHRRDSSEGPPGSQGDGGGQSKPSNANGGVDKTSPGGDSKGGGSPSSNSSGSTNNTSGSTRRCAGSGNSMQLSSRSAGELVESLKLMSLCLGSQIHGSTKYIIDPQNNLTFSSVKVQEKSSWKMCISSSGSANQASSLGSLKFFSDQISDTANELERLKNRNLKNNVLQLPLCEKTISVNIQRNPKEGLLCTSSQTSCCHVI from the exons ATGGCAGGCTTCAAACGAGGATACGATGGAAAAATTGCAGGATTGTATGACTTGGATAAGACTTTGGGCAGAGGACATTTTGCTGTGGTCAAACTTGCTCGACATGTCTTTACAGGTGAAAAAGTAGCAGTAAAAGTAATTGACAAGACCAAACTGGATACTCTAGCTACTGGACATCTTTTTCAAGAAGTTAGATGCATGAAACTAGTGCAGCATCCCAATATTGTACGGCTGTATGAAGTGATTGACACCCAGACTAAGCTTTATCTCATCTTAGAACTAGGTGATGGAGGGGATATGTTTGATTACATCATGAAGCACGAAGAAGGTCTGAATGAGGATCTGGCAAAAAAGTACTTTGCTCAAATAGTCCACGCTATATCATACTGCCACAAACTGCATGTAGTTCACAGAGACTTAAAGCCAGAGAACGTGGTCTTCTTTGAAAAACAAGGACTTGTGAAATTAACTGATTTTGGCTTCAGCAACAAAtttcagcctgggaaaaaaCTCACCACGAGCTGTGGATCTCTCGCATATTCTGCTCCTGAAATTTTACTTGGGGATGAATATGATGCACCAGCAGTGG ATATATGGAGTTTGGGGGTCATCCTCTTTATGTTGGTGTGTGGACAACCGCCATTTCAAGAAGCAAATGACAGCGAAACTCTGACTATGATAATGGACTGCAAATACACGGTGCCACCTCACGTATCCAAAGAATGTAAAGA TCTGATTACACGGATGTTGCAGAGAGATCCGAAGCGAAGGGCATCTTTGGAAGAGATTGAGAACCATGCGTGGCTCCAAGGAGTTGACCCTTCCCCTGCAACAAAGTACAACATTCCTCTTGTGTCATACAAAAATCTGTCCGAGGAGGAACACAACAGCATAATACAGCGCATGGTTCTTGGTGACATTGCAGACCGAGATACTATAGTGGA GGCACTGGAAACTAACAAATACAATCACATCACTGCTACGTACTTCTTATTGGCTGAGAGGATTCTGcgagaaaaacaggagaaagaaattcagaCCAGATCTGCAAGCCCTAGCAACATCAAAGCGCAGTTCAG GCAATCATGGCCAACAAAAATCGATGTACCCCAGGATCTGGAGGATGACCTTACAGCTTCTCCTCTCTCCCATGCAACTGTTCCTCAGTCTCCAGCTCGCACGGCAGAAAACGTTCTCAATGGACACAGAAGCAAGGCTGCTGGTGAgtcagcaaagaaagaagagatgccTGAGTTAGCAGGGCCGGCACTCTCGGTAGTTCCATCAGTGAGCTTAAAACCCACTACGAGCGGCCGGAAGTGCTTGTTCAGAGtagaagaagatgaagaggaggatgaagaggaCAAGAAGCCTATTTCTCTTTCTACTCAAGTTGTTCTGCGCCGTAAGCCTTCGGTTACAAACCGACTGACTTCACGAAAGAGCGCCCCAGTCCTCAATCAGATCTTTGAGGAAGGAGAGTCGGATGATGAGTTTGACATGGACGAGAACTTACCCCCAAAGCTCAGCAGGTTAAAAATGAACATCGCTTCGCCTAGCACGGTGCACAAGCGCTACCACAGGAGGAAAAGCCAGGGCCGTGGCTCTAGTTGCAGTAGCTCAGAAACAAGTGACGATGACTCGGAAAGCAGGAGGCGCCTCGATAAGGATAGTGGGTTTACTTACTCGTGGCACAGGCGGGATAGCAGCGAGGGGCCGCCTGGCAGCCAAGGAGACGGTGGTGGACAAAGCAAACCAAGTAACGCGAATGGAGGAGTGGACAAAACGAGCCCAGGTGGTGACAGCAAAGGCGGGGGAAGTCCCTCCAGCAACTCCAGCGGCAGCACCAACAACACTTCAGGCTCCACTCGTCGATGCGCCGGATCTGGAAACTCAATGCAGTTATCATCTAGAAGTGCAGGGGAACTGGTCGAAAGCCTGAAGTTAATGAGCCTTTGCCTGGGCTCACAGATTCACGGCAGCACTAAATACATTATTGATCCTCAAAACAATCTGACATTCTCTAGTGTAAAAGTACAGGAGAAATCATCGTGGAAAATGTGTATAAGTTCCAGTGGAAGTGCCAACCAGGCTTCTTCGTTGGGCAGCCTGAAGTTCTTTTCTGACCAGATATCAGACACGGCAAATGAATTGGAACGGCTAAAGAACAGGAACTTGAAAAATAACGTGCTACAACTACCTCTCTGTGAAAAGACGATATCTGTGAATATTCAGCGGAACCCAAAGGAGGGCCTGCTGTGTACCTCCAGTCAGACCAGTTGTTGTCATGTCATTTGA